The following are encoded together in the Oreochromis niloticus isolate F11D_XX linkage group LG12, O_niloticus_UMD_NMBU, whole genome shotgun sequence genome:
- the slc2a8 gene encoding solute carrier family 2, facilitated glucose transporter member 8 — MDIQDERRRLLDAEGGDPTGLMSEQDAYLSKVKNRKLYLATLASVLGPMSFGFVLGYSSPAIPELTKIEDSRLRLDDNQASWFGSIVTVGAALGGLFGGWMVEKIGRKVSLMLCALPFVSGFTIIIAAQNVWMFYVGRMLTGLASGITSLVVPVYISEMAHEKVRGTLGSCVQLMVVIGIMGAYLGGLFIDWRWLAICCSIPPTLLMVFMSFMPETPRFLLSQGKRREAVESLRFLRGPDAPVEWECARIEEACDEQGSKFQLSDLKDPGVYKPLVIGIMLMIFQQMSGINAIMFYAENIFEQAHFKQSDLASVIVGLIQVVFTAVAALIMDKAGRKVLLIISGVAMAISTTAFGVYFYLMSLLPEPHGDLAWMALASIAVFITGFALGWGPIPWLIMSEIFPVKVRGFASAVCVLTNWSMAFIVTKNFQDMMNLLTSAGTFWLFASMCILNVIFTMVFVPETKGKTLEQIEATFRGMSGP; from the exons ATGGACATCCAAGATGAGAGGAGAAGGCTGCTGGATGCCGAGGGTGGAGATCCAACAGGACTCATGTCCGAGCAAGATGCTTATCTGAG CAAAGTGAAGAATCGAAAGTTGTACCTTGCGACACTTGCCTCTGTTCTGGGTCCCATGAGCTTTGGGTTCGTGCTGGGATACAGCTCTCCTGCCATCCCCGAACTCACCAAGATTGAGGACTCTCGGCTGAGACTGGACGATAACCAGGCTTCCTGGTTTGGG TCCATAGTGACGGTGGGAGCAGCGTTGGGCGGGCTGTTTGGTGGCTGGATGGTGGAAAAGATTGGCAGGAAGGTCAGTCTGATGTTATGCGCGCTGCCATTTGTCTCCGGCTTCACCATCATCATCGCGGCGCAGAACGTGTGGATGTTTTACGTTGGCAGAATGCTGACAGGCCTCGCCAGCGGCATCACCTCGCTGGTTGTCCCG GTGTATATTTCTGAGATGGCACATGAAAAGGTCCGTGGGACTTTAGGCTCCTGTGTGCAGCTCATGGTGGTGATAGGCATCATGGGAGCTTATCTTGGAG GTCTCTTTATAGACTGGCGTTGGCTGGCGATCTGCTGCTCCATCCCACCGACGCTGCTGATGGTCTTTATGTCCTTCATGCCTGAAACGCCCCGCTTCCTGCTGTCACAGGGCAAGCGAAGGGAGGCTGTGGAGTCACTGCGCTTCTTACGAGGACCAGACGCTCCTGTCGAATGGGAGTGCGCCCGCATTGAGGAAGCATGTGATGAGCAG GGCTCTAAATTCCAGCTGTCTGACCTGAAGGATCCTGGTGTCTACAAGCCTCTGGTGATTGGCATCATGCTGATGATCTTCCAGCAGATGAGTGGGATCAACGCCATCATGTTCTATGCTGAGAATATATTTGAACAGGCACATTTTAAG CAAAGTGACCTGGCGTCAGTGATCGTGGGTCTCATTCAGGTCGTCTTTACTGCAGTAGCAGCGCTTATCATGGACAAGGCTGGAAGGAAAGTCCTTCTCATTATCTCAG GTGTTGCCATGGCCATCAGCACCACAGCATTTGGAGTTTACTTCTACCTGATGTCCTTACTTCCAGAACCCCATGGTGACCTGGCCTGGATGGCTCTGGCCAGCATAGCGGTGTTCATCACAG GTTTTGCTCTCGGTTGGGGTCCGATCCCGTGGCTCATCATGTCAGAGATCTTCCCAGTGAAAGTGAGGGGGTTTGCCAGCGCTGTCTGTGTCCTCACCAACTGGAGCATGGCATTCATCGTCACCAAAAACTTCCAGGATATGATg